In a single window of the Oecophyllibacter saccharovorans genome:
- the metG gene encoding methionine--tRNA ligase has product MTGRYTITTPIFYVNGAPHIGHAYTSIACDVIARFHRLSGKEVLFVTGTDEHGQKVEQSALAQGMAPQEFADRISGQFQEMQRRMGISADEFVRTTQERHKGAARALWEKVAQNGHIYLGAYEGWYSTRDEAFIGEDEITVHPDGSRTAPSGAPLEWVREPSYFFRLTEFQDRLLAYYEENPSFIGPLGPKREIESFVRHGLRDLSISRTSFKWGVEVPGDPEHVMYVWFDALANYLTAVGYPDAESPKAAFWPADVHVVGKEIARFHCVYWPAFLMAAGLPLPKRVFAHGWWTVEGEKMSKSLGNVLDPVALAEEFGLDQLRFFLMREVPFGGDSNFSRRSLITRMNVELANDLGNLAQRTLSQVARNLEGVLPEQGPQTEEDRHLLAQAALLPALMDEQIGRLALSEALEEVWKLIRAANAYIDHQAPWKLKKTDPQRMADVLRVLVDMIRVIATMLQPYMPETMARMLDQLGVGEEERHFEALQTPVPAGRVLPKPQGLFPRYVEAAENVEVSS; this is encoded by the coding sequence ATGACGGGGCGTTACACGATCACGACACCCATTTTCTATGTGAATGGCGCACCGCATATTGGCCATGCCTATACCTCCATCGCCTGTGACGTGATTGCGCGGTTCCACCGTCTGAGCGGAAAAGAGGTGCTATTCGTGACCGGCACGGACGAACACGGACAGAAAGTGGAACAGAGTGCCCTGGCGCAGGGTATGGCGCCGCAGGAGTTCGCTGACCGCATTTCCGGGCAGTTTCAGGAGATGCAGCGCCGCATGGGCATCTCGGCAGACGAATTCGTGCGCACGACGCAGGAGCGTCACAAGGGCGCTGCCCGGGCTCTGTGGGAAAAGGTCGCACAGAACGGCCATATCTATCTCGGCGCTTATGAAGGCTGGTATTCGACCCGGGACGAAGCCTTCATCGGGGAGGACGAGATCACGGTTCACCCCGATGGCAGCCGGACGGCTCCTTCAGGCGCGCCGCTGGAATGGGTGCGTGAGCCTTCCTACTTCTTTCGCCTGACGGAGTTTCAGGATCGTCTCCTGGCCTATTATGAAGAGAACCCGTCTTTCATCGGTCCCCTGGGGCCGAAACGGGAGATTGAAAGCTTCGTGCGTCATGGCCTGCGGGACCTGTCCATCAGCCGCACCAGTTTCAAATGGGGCGTGGAGGTGCCGGGTGACCCTGAACACGTCATGTATGTGTGGTTCGATGCGCTGGCCAATTATCTGACCGCCGTTGGGTATCCGGATGCAGAAAGTCCCAAAGCCGCTTTCTGGCCTGCCGATGTGCATGTTGTCGGCAAGGAGATCGCACGTTTCCATTGTGTGTACTGGCCCGCTTTTCTGATGGCTGCCGGTCTGCCGCTGCCAAAACGCGTCTTTGCACATGGGTGGTGGACGGTCGAGGGCGAGAAGATGAGCAAGTCTCTCGGCAATGTCCTTGATCCGGTAGCGCTGGCCGAGGAGTTCGGGCTCGATCAGCTGCGTTTCTTCCTCATGCGTGAAGTGCCGTTCGGGGGAGATTCAAATTTCAGCCGCCGTTCCCTGATTACGCGCATGAATGTTGAACTGGCCAATGATCTGGGCAATCTGGCCCAGCGCACCTTAAGCCAGGTGGCGCGCAACCTGGAAGGCGTCCTGCCTGAACAGGGACCGCAGACCGAGGAAGACCGGCACCTGCTGGCCCAGGCGGCTCTGTTGCCTGCGCTGATGGACGAGCAGATCGGGCGCCTGGCGCTGAGTGAAGCGCTGGAGGAGGTCTGGAAACTCATTCGGGCGGCCAATGCCTATATTGATCACCAGGCTCCTTGGAAGCTGAAGAAGACCGATCCGCAGCGCATGGCCGATGTGCTGCGGGTTCTGGTGGATATGATCCGCGTCATTGCCACCATGCTGCAGCCTTACATGCCTGAAACAATGGCGCGGATGCTGGATCAGCTGGGGGTGGGCGAAGAGGAACGGCATTTCGAAGCCCTGCAGACGCCTGTACCAGCCGGGCGCGTGCTCCCCAAGCCGCAGGGGCTTTTCCCCCGCTACGTTGAAGCGGCGGAGAACGTGGAGGTGTCCTCATGA
- a CDS encoding DNA polymerase III subunit delta', giving the protein MARKTDAPSPGEHPEPRQSRQVSGHDRALQIFREAIERDRLHHAWLICGPAGIGKASLAFRLARILLGAEDHATPAGRRISAGTHGDLLEISRKPDPRKGRLRSEITVADVQPLQKFLHHTATEGGWRVVIVDGVEFLNRFAANALLKVLEEPPPRAVLLLTTATPGALLPTIRSRCRILNLNRLSPELMEALLPDLPPDVLRRAHGSPGRALFLAQDRNGEIAALARQALQGQPLTVENWQKISQIARQTDGAELFCDYLSVHLAQQAKEEIRRGALARGARLAQKTAELEKLEQAALGASLDRAQMLREAYGLASD; this is encoded by the coding sequence ATGGCACGGAAAACGGATGCGCCCTCCCCAGGGGAACACCCGGAGCCACGGCAGAGCAGGCAGGTTTCAGGCCATGATAGGGCGCTGCAAATCTTTCGGGAAGCCATTGAGCGCGACCGTCTGCATCATGCCTGGCTGATCTGCGGTCCGGCGGGCATCGGTAAGGCGAGTCTGGCTTTCCGGCTGGCCCGTATTCTTCTCGGCGCAGAAGATCATGCCACTCCGGCCGGTCGGCGGATATCGGCCGGAACCCATGGAGACCTGCTTGAAATCTCCCGTAAACCGGACCCCCGCAAAGGGCGTCTACGCTCGGAAATCACTGTAGCCGATGTGCAGCCCCTGCAGAAATTCCTGCATCATACCGCAACGGAGGGGGGCTGGCGGGTCGTGATCGTGGACGGGGTGGAATTTCTGAACCGGTTTGCCGCCAATGCCCTGCTGAAGGTTCTCGAAGAGCCCCCGCCGCGTGCCGTCCTGCTCCTGACCACTGCAACGCCCGGTGCGCTGCTGCCGACCATACGCAGCCGGTGCCGGATTCTGAATCTGAATCGTCTTTCGCCTGAGCTTATGGAAGCCCTGCTGCCTGATCTGCCTCCCGACGTCCTGCGCCGGGCGCATGGCTCGCCGGGGCGGGCGCTGTTTCTGGCCCAGGACCGCAATGGTGAGATTGCCGCCCTGGCCCGCCAGGCTTTACAGGGGCAGCCGCTGACTGTGGAAAACTGGCAGAAAATCAGCCAGATCGCCCGCCAGACGGATGGGGCGGAACTGTTCTGCGATTATCTTTCCGTGCATCTTGCCCAGCAGGCGAAAGAGGAAATCAGACGCGGCGCCCTTGCCCGGGGCGCACGTTTGGCCCAAAAAACCGCAGAGCTGGAAAAGCTGGAACAGGCCGCTCTCGGCGCCAGCCTCGACAGGGCGCAGATGCTCCGTGAAGCTTATGGGCTGGCGTCAGATTGA
- the tmk gene encoding dTMP kinase has product MPLPDPSEAQALTTARTGGQTPPASGLFVTLEGGEGAGKSTQARLLAEVLRARGLPVCLTREPGGTPGAEALREVLLFGKADFSPRAEIMTHMAARCDHLDRLILPALTRGEIVICDRFHDSTLAYQGYGQGRGSPAELAFIASLRKLLNREPDLTFWLDVPQAVATERLRKRRESSGAVVAGGAEDRYEQQDTAFHGRVHAGFATIAARDPERVRRIDGLLKPDEVTRMLVQQVLVHWSDRNGALPGKDVIS; this is encoded by the coding sequence ATGCCCCTGCCTGATCCCTCTGAGGCTCAGGCCCTTACAACTGCGCGCACTGGCGGGCAGACTCCCCCTGCTTCAGGTCTTTTTGTAACGCTTGAAGGCGGCGAAGGCGCTGGTAAATCCACGCAGGCCCGTCTGCTGGCCGAGGTCCTGAGAGCACGCGGGCTGCCTGTTTGCCTGACACGTGAGCCAGGCGGCACCCCAGGCGCTGAAGCGTTGCGGGAAGTTCTGTTGTTCGGGAAAGCGGATTTTTCGCCGCGTGCTGAAATCATGACCCACATGGCGGCGCGCTGCGACCATCTGGACAGGCTTATTCTCCCCGCCCTGACCCGCGGGGAGATCGTCATCTGTGATCGCTTTCACGATTCAACGCTGGCTTATCAGGGTTACGGGCAGGGAAGAGGGTCGCCCGCGGAGCTGGCCTTCATTGCCAGCCTGCGGAAACTGCTCAACAGGGAGCCTGACCTGACATTCTGGCTGGATGTGCCTCAGGCAGTGGCCACTGAACGGCTGCGGAAACGTCGCGAAAGTTCAGGCGCTGTTGTTGCTGGGGGGGCGGAAGATCGTTACGAACAGCAGGACACTGCCTTTCATGGGCGCGTTCATGCAGGATTTGCCACAATCGCTGCCAGGGATCCGGAGCGTGTGCGCAGGATTGATGGTCTGCTCAAGCCTGATGAAGTGACCCGAATGCTGGTTCAGCAGGTGTTGGTCCATTGGTCAGACCGGAACGGTGCCTTGCCCGGTAAGGACGTGATATCTTGA
- a CDS encoding D-alanyl-D-alanine carboxypeptidase family protein — MGAAAALTGLGLRNAQAARGHHAHGKAAAAEAEAADATPAATLVGPLPTPARWAYVLDHTTGTVLLDKAGNEHMPPSSLTKMMTAYVVFTFLAAGKLHLGQMLPVSDRAWRTQGSKSFVPQGGNASVSDLIQGMIIQSGNDACIVLAEGIAGSEERFVALMNEAARRIGLTGSHFMNCTGLPAPDHYMTARDVAVLAGRLVHDFPQYYHFFGEKEFTFNGIKQGNRNVLVDKGLADGLKTGHTDAGGFGLCASSERPNADGDRNRVIVVINGTSSSNQRAREGERLLSWAFANFETVTFFHKGQVVEPAAPVWMGTHRTIPLLASEPVSMTVPAGWRDKTRVTVDYYSPLIAPIQAGQPCGTVSIWFNGKLTRQVPLVAGVSVERLGLLGRTLARLGHAPA; from the coding sequence ATGGGCGCAGCCGCTGCCCTGACAGGGCTGGGCCTGCGGAATGCGCAGGCTGCTAGGGGCCATCATGCGCATGGCAAAGCGGCAGCGGCTGAGGCGGAAGCGGCGGATGCAACGCCTGCTGCCACCCTGGTCGGACCGTTGCCGACCCCCGCGCGCTGGGCTTACGTGCTGGACCATACGACCGGCACGGTCCTGCTCGACAAGGCAGGCAATGAGCACATGCCTCCTTCATCGCTGACCAAGATGATGACGGCCTATGTGGTGTTCACGTTCCTGGCGGCCGGTAAACTGCACCTTGGCCAGATGCTGCCGGTCAGCGATAGGGCCTGGCGTACGCAGGGGTCGAAATCCTTCGTGCCGCAGGGGGGCAATGCCTCCGTTTCCGATCTCATCCAGGGAATGATCATCCAGTCCGGTAATGATGCCTGCATTGTGCTGGCTGAGGGAATTGCCGGCTCTGAGGAGCGCTTTGTCGCCCTGATGAATGAAGCGGCGCGTCGTATCGGCCTGACCGGCTCGCATTTCATGAACTGCACCGGGCTGCCTGCGCCCGACCATTACATGACCGCGCGCGATGTGGCGGTGCTGGCCGGTCGTCTCGTCCATGATTTCCCGCAATATTATCACTTCTTCGGTGAGAAGGAATTCACCTTCAACGGCATCAAGCAGGGTAACCGCAACGTGCTGGTGGACAAGGGGCTGGCTGACGGTCTCAAGACCGGCCATACCGATGCAGGCGGCTTCGGGCTCTGTGCCAGCTCCGAGCGCCCGAATGCGGATGGCGACAGGAACCGGGTGATCGTTGTCATCAACGGAACCTCTTCCTCCAACCAGCGCGCCCGTGAAGGGGAACGCCTGCTGTCCTGGGCTTTCGCCAATTTCGAGACCGTGACCTTCTTCCACAAGGGACAAGTGGTCGAGCCAGCAGCCCCGGTATGGATGGGCACACACAGGACCATCCCCCTCCTGGCTTCGGAGCCTGTCTCCATGACGGTGCCGGCTGGATGGCGTGACAAGACGCGCGTAACGGTGGACTATTACTCGCCCCTCATCGCTCCCATACAGGCCGGTCAGCCCTGCGGCACGGTTTCCATCTGGTTCAACGGCAAGCTGACGCGGCAGGTGCCTCTGGTCGCCGGGGTAAGCGTTGAGCGTCTGGGGCTGCTCGGTCGCACTCTGGCCCGGTTGGGTCATGCCCCTGCCTGA
- a CDS encoding lytic murein transglycosylase produces the protein MAGFFLSAGQLRARPMTRPPAASESYRQFLEGVRSQALAEGLSATAVTEALAMAPAPNQAVLARDRHQPEFTMTWAQYRSRVLKPARLQQGAQVFQNVRGTLTPLAQRYGAADGVVMGIWGLESGFGATLGKFNVIDALATLAYDGRRAKFFRSELLKALRIVSDGEAAPSTMLGSYAGAMGQPQFMPSAYLQYAVDVDGDGKPNIWTSKPDVFASIANYLGRRHWIQGQGWGTEVSVPQGSEAEALGAKGSRQSAVRSVSSWEALGVRPVDGGSFTQPDLQARLLEPDGPGGQAFLVFHNFNVIRAYNPSDYYALAVGLLGDACTGVPA, from the coding sequence ATGGCCGGTTTTTTCCTTTCTGCCGGTCAGCTTCGGGCCCGGCCGATGACCCGCCCGCCCGCAGCCAGCGAAAGTTACCGCCAATTTCTCGAAGGGGTGCGCAGCCAGGCCCTGGCAGAGGGGTTGTCAGCCACGGCTGTCACTGAAGCGCTGGCCATGGCGCCTGCGCCCAATCAGGCTGTCCTGGCGCGGGACAGGCATCAGCCTGAATTCACCATGACCTGGGCGCAGTACCGCAGCCGTGTGCTCAAGCCAGCCAGGCTGCAGCAAGGTGCACAGGTGTTTCAGAACGTTCGTGGCACCCTGACGCCGCTTGCTCAGCGTTATGGCGCCGCTGATGGGGTGGTGATGGGCATCTGGGGGCTTGAATCAGGCTTCGGCGCCACGCTGGGCAAGTTCAATGTCATCGATGCGCTTGCGACCCTGGCCTATGACGGGCGACGGGCAAAGTTCTTCAGAAGCGAGCTGCTCAAGGCCTTACGAATCGTTTCGGACGGGGAAGCGGCACCTTCCACCATGCTGGGGAGCTATGCGGGCGCGATGGGCCAGCCCCAGTTCATGCCCAGTGCCTATCTTCAATATGCCGTTGATGTGGATGGCGACGGCAAGCCCAATATCTGGACGAGCAAGCCGGATGTGTTCGCCTCCATTGCTAATTACCTGGGCAGACGCCACTGGATTCAGGGACAGGGCTGGGGAACGGAAGTCAGTGTGCCTCAAGGCAGTGAAGCTGAAGCGTTGGGCGCAAAGGGTTCGCGGCAGTCAGCGGTCCGGTCGGTGAGCAGCTGGGAAGCGCTGGGCGTGCGCCCGGTGGACGGCGGCTCCTTCACTCAGCCTGATCTCCAGGCCCGTTTGCTTGAGCCGGATGGCCCGGGAGGGCAGGCTTTCCTGGTTTTCCATAATTTCAATGTCATTCGTGCCTATAACCCGTCTGACTATTATGCGCTCGCTGTCGGCCTGCTTGGCGATGCCTGTACGGGTGTTCCCGCCTGA
- a CDS encoding DedA family protein: MMGLGALAASQPAWLKAAIVIAGTFILEDVATVLSAIAVQAHQISLPLALGSLYAGVAIGDMGLYGLGYAGWHWPALRRFLTLPGQDRTREWFLSHTIRIVAISRFVPGARLPLYTACGYFRVPFWKFALTAICATLVWTSLLFALSLKVGHWLLLHQAGWRWAGIIGFVLCIFVIGRLIAHFQRMSA; this comes from the coding sequence ATGATGGGACTGGGGGCCCTTGCTGCCAGCCAGCCAGCCTGGCTGAAGGCTGCGATCGTGATCGCAGGCACTTTCATCCTGGAAGATGTGGCCACCGTCCTGAGCGCCATTGCGGTACAGGCGCACCAGATTTCCCTCCCTCTGGCGCTGGGCTCTCTGTATGCAGGGGTGGCGATAGGCGATATGGGGCTTTACGGGCTCGGCTATGCCGGTTGGCATTGGCCTGCCCTGCGCCGTTTTCTTACCTTGCCTGGCCAGGACAGAACGCGGGAGTGGTTTCTCAGCCACACGATACGCATCGTTGCCATTTCGCGCTTCGTGCCAGGGGCACGCCTGCCGCTCTATACGGCCTGCGGCTATTTCCGGGTCCCTTTCTGGAAATTCGCCCTGACGGCCATCTGTGCCACCCTGGTCTGGACGAGTCTGCTTTTTGCCCTGTCCCTCAAGGTAGGGCACTGGCTGCTGCTGCATCAGGCCGGCTGGCGCTGGGCAGGAATTATCGGTTTCGTGCTTTGCATTTTCGTGATCGGGCGTCTGATCGCCCATTTCCAACGCATGAGCGCTTAA
- a CDS encoding D-alanine--D-alanine ligase encodes MTKTAHTPLPRKLNRKQLSLFEFWPGSIFYTPIVLYWILMGIRYRDFSTPTAANPRITTGGLCGESKSSILSMAGPTAREAIAPYVAFRSGPQACATALRAMKQAGIDFPVVIKPDIGCKGTGIKLVQDRAMLAEVLPLFPDGVMLLAQKLVAYPLEAGIFYIRHPGEKTGHLTSITYKETPTLTGNGRATLRELILQDPRMGLVPQIYLPRLGKRADEVIPAGQQVPVVFAGNHCRGAIFRDGRADITPELTARINAIMSDIPDFHFGRIDAKVASVEDLKSGRNLQIIEINGVGSEAIHIWDRHTTLWEAYRTQFYHYRQTFLIGAAKKKEGWKSSGAFGMLWAWRKQRRLLSSYPLND; translated from the coding sequence ATGACCAAAACCGCTCACACGCCTCTGCCCAGGAAACTCAACAGAAAGCAGCTTTCCCTTTTTGAATTCTGGCCTGGCTCCATCTTCTACACCCCCATCGTGCTCTACTGGATTCTCATGGGAATCCGATATCGGGATTTCAGCACACCCACAGCAGCCAATCCCCGCATCACGACCGGTGGGCTCTGTGGCGAAAGCAAAAGCTCCATCCTGTCCATGGCTGGCCCGACAGCCCGTGAAGCGATTGCCCCTTACGTTGCTTTCCGCAGCGGGCCGCAAGCCTGCGCTACCGCTCTGCGCGCCATGAAGCAGGCAGGGATAGACTTCCCGGTCGTCATCAAACCCGATATCGGCTGCAAGGGTACCGGGATCAAACTTGTCCAGGACCGCGCCATGCTGGCCGAAGTGCTGCCCCTTTTTCCTGATGGGGTCATGCTTCTGGCGCAGAAGCTCGTGGCCTATCCACTGGAAGCGGGGATTTTCTATATCCGCCATCCCGGCGAGAAAACCGGTCATCTGACTTCGATCACCTACAAGGAAACCCCTACCCTGACCGGCAACGGACGCGCCACCCTGCGAGAACTGATCCTCCAGGACCCGCGCATGGGGCTCGTTCCCCAGATCTACCTACCGCGTCTGGGCAAACGGGCTGATGAAGTCATTCCCGCAGGCCAGCAGGTGCCCGTTGTCTTTGCCGGCAATCATTGCCGTGGCGCCATATTTCGCGATGGACGTGCCGATATCACTCCTGAACTGACAGCGCGCATCAACGCCATCATGAGCGATATCCCGGATTTCCACTTCGGCCGCATCGACGCCAAAGTGGCCTCCGTGGAGGACCTGAAATCCGGGCGCAACCTGCAGATTATCGAAATCAATGGGGTCGGTTCAGAGGCCATTCACATCTGGGACCGCCATACCACCCTGTGGGAAGCCTACCGCACCCAGTTCTATCATTACCGGCAGACCTTTCTTATCGGCGCTGCCAAGAAAAAGGAAGGGTGGAAAAGCTCCGGGGCTTTCGGAATGCTGTGGGCCTGGCGCAAACAGCGCCGCCTGCTCTCCTCCTATCCCCTCAACGACTGA
- a CDS encoding MlaD family protein translates to MKGVFGGRGVAFAASMLVLVLTGVFLFYALTLRQGPVGPQTPYRAVFISASGLQGGDDVALDGVVVGRVNDVVLNTRTDMADVAFTVDQSLKLPVDTAVTIGALGIGGNNALQLLPGKSQDLLKPGAVITNARPLLSLEQQISNYIFGAGKL, encoded by the coding sequence ATGAAAGGCGTGTTCGGGGGACGTGGCGTGGCCTTTGCCGCCAGCATGCTGGTTCTGGTTCTGACAGGCGTTTTTCTTTTCTATGCCCTGACCCTGCGGCAGGGCCCTGTTGGTCCGCAAACACCCTACAGGGCAGTCTTCATCTCTGCCAGCGGCCTGCAGGGGGGCGATGATGTCGCTCTTGATGGCGTAGTGGTCGGCCGGGTCAATGATGTGGTGCTCAATACCCGGACAGACATGGCAGACGTAGCGTTTACGGTCGATCAGTCCCTGAAGCTGCCGGTTGATACAGCCGTTACGATCGGCGCCCTGGGAATTGGCGGCAACAACGCGCTGCAGCTTCTGCCCGGCAAAAGCCAGGATCTGCTGAAGCCGGGTGCGGTCATAACGAATGCCCGCCCGCTTCTTTCACTGGAACAGCAGATCAGCAACTATATCTTTGGCGCCGGAAAGCTCTGA
- a CDS encoding undecaprenyl-diphosphate phosphatase, translating to MSTYQAVILAIVQGITEPFPVSSLGHAVLLPAVLHWHIDEHSPLFLPFLTMLHVGTLLALASVFWKDWKTIFLGLIGRLGPQGRDDALRMCILLAIATLPAVIVGGLFEHRLRQVFATPLLVAGFLVLNGFLLLGTEWLLRRARLRANQNLDTLMPKDAFIIGCWQCLALLPGLSRSGATMNGGLTRGLDHLNAARFSLLMAQPIILAASVKESWQIRNLSLSYEILYQSLLGALIAGFTAWLCSKFLLKFFHHTDAEGDTQALAPFGIYCISAGCLAAFVISR from the coding sequence ATGTCCACTTATCAGGCCGTCATTCTGGCCATCGTTCAGGGCATAACGGAGCCTTTCCCGGTCAGCAGCCTGGGCCATGCCGTCCTGCTGCCTGCCGTCCTGCACTGGCACATTGATGAACACTCCCCTCTCTTCCTGCCTTTCCTGACTATGTTGCACGTGGGAACACTCCTGGCGCTGGCCAGCGTGTTCTGGAAGGACTGGAAGACGATTTTTCTCGGCCTGATCGGCAGGCTCGGCCCCCAGGGGCGCGATGACGCCCTGCGCATGTGCATTCTGCTTGCCATCGCCACCCTGCCGGCTGTCATCGTCGGGGGGCTTTTCGAGCACCGGTTGCGCCAGGTCTTCGCCACTCCCCTGCTGGTGGCAGGATTCCTGGTCCTCAACGGCTTTCTGCTCCTGGGCACTGAGTGGCTTCTGCGCCGCGCGCGCCTGCGTGCCAATCAGAATCTTGATACGCTGATGCCCAAAGACGCCTTCATCATCGGCTGCTGGCAGTGCCTGGCACTTCTGCCAGGGCTCTCGCGCTCAGGCGCCACCATGAACGGAGGCCTGACACGCGGCCTCGACCACCTCAATGCAGCACGTTTCTCTCTGCTGATGGCGCAGCCGATCATTCTCGCCGCCTCTGTCAAGGAAAGCTGGCAGATCCGCAATCTGTCTCTTTCTTATGAGATCCTCTATCAATCCCTTCTTGGCGCCCTGATCGCTGGGTTCACGGCGTGGCTCTGCTCGAAATTTCTCCTGAAATTCTTCCACCATACTGATGCCGAGGGCGACACCCAGGCGCTGGCGCCTTTCGGAATTTACTGCATCAGCGCTGGCTGCCTGGCCGCTTTCGTGATTTCCCGCTGA
- a CDS encoding APC family permease, with protein sequence MSDAPPPSLRPSGGRNARRKTLAQVAAENESHGLKKSLTASQLLLLGIGTIIGAGIYVMTGTAAAEYAGPSIMLSFIIAAVGCLFTALCYGELASTYPVSGSAYSYAYISMGEKMAWTVGWVLLLDYGISCTAVAAGLSGYANSLLATFGLHLPNCLTQATLQPVPGSDGTAMTIGWRFDFIGFLSVMVVTWLLVRGVEESARFNTLIVALKVGVLLLFLAMGISAINPANWHPFIPPAEPNFHYGLTGIFRAAALMFFTYSGFEAVSTAASEARNPTRDVPIGIIGSLLVCTALYLALAAVLLGIVPYRQLDVADPLAVATQIMGHPWLSIMVNSGATIGLCAVLLGLMYAQSRVLLTIGRDGLIPRLFAHVHKVYRTPAAGTLVLGLVVAIMTATLPIDILADLVSAGTTAAFAIVCFTVIWQRTHHPETPRPFQVPLGGIWFRGVWLGVTPILGMLFAFLMTLPLLLNMVHALLGGNPVPIALLGIYLVLGVLTYICYGRHHSRLGRALQDQNDDQTAPDTPPETRSVSAGRQ encoded by the coding sequence ATGAGTGATGCCCCACCTCCCTCGCTCCGGCCCTCCGGGGGCCGGAACGCACGCCGCAAGACACTGGCGCAGGTGGCTGCAGAAAATGAAAGCCATGGTCTCAAGAAAAGCCTGACGGCCAGCCAGCTGCTGCTGCTGGGGATCGGCACCATCATCGGGGCAGGCATCTATGTCATGACGGGCACAGCGGCAGCTGAATATGCCGGCCCTTCCATCATGCTGTCTTTCATCATCGCTGCTGTCGGATGTCTGTTCACCGCTCTCTGCTACGGAGAGCTCGCTTCAACCTATCCTGTCTCCGGCTCGGCTTATTCCTATGCCTATATCTCCATGGGCGAGAAAATGGCCTGGACCGTCGGGTGGGTATTGCTGCTTGATTACGGCATCTCCTGCACGGCAGTCGCTGCAGGCCTGTCCGGCTATGCCAACTCCCTGCTGGCCACTTTCGGCCTTCACCTGCCGAATTGCCTAACCCAGGCCACCCTTCAACCCGTGCCCGGCTCCGACGGGACGGCCATGACCATTGGCTGGAGGTTCGATTTTATCGGCTTCCTCAGCGTCATGGTCGTCACCTGGCTCCTGGTACGGGGGGTTGAGGAATCAGCCCGCTTCAACACCCTGATAGTTGCTCTCAAGGTAGGGGTGCTGCTGCTGTTTCTGGCCATGGGCATCAGCGCCATCAATCCTGCCAACTGGCATCCCTTCATTCCGCCGGCCGAACCGAACTTCCATTACGGGCTTACCGGCATCTTCCGTGCGGCTGCCCTGATGTTTTTCACCTATTCAGGGTTCGAAGCCGTCTCCACAGCCGCTTCTGAAGCGCGCAACCCCACACGCGACGTGCCGATCGGGATCATAGGCAGCCTGCTGGTGTGCACTGCCCTCTACCTGGCCCTTGCCGCGGTGCTTCTGGGCATCGTCCCCTACCGGCAGCTGGATGTTGCTGATCCCCTGGCTGTGGCCACACAGATCATGGGCCATCCCTGGCTTTCGATCATGGTCAATTCCGGTGCCACAATCGGGCTGTGCGCTGTGCTGCTGGGTCTTATGTATGCACAGTCACGCGTCCTGCTGACAATCGGGCGCGATGGGCTGATTCCCCGCCTTTTCGCCCATGTGCACAAAGTCTACCGCACGCCTGCGGCCGGCACGCTCGTCCTGGGGTTGGTGGTTGCCATCATGACCGCCACACTGCCCATTGATATTCTGGCCGATCTGGTTTCTGCCGGCACCACTGCCGCCTTTGCCATCGTCTGCTTTACGGTGATCTGGCAACGCACCCATCATCCAGAGACCCCGCGCCCTTTTCAGGTGCCGCTGGGGGGTATCTGGTTTCGTGGCGTATGGCTCGGCGTCACGCCGATACTGGGCATGCTCTTTGCCTTTCTGATGACACTACCACTCCTGCTCAACATGGTTCATGCCCTGCTGGGCGGCAATCCGGTCCCCATCGCGTTGCTGGGGATCTACCTGGTTCTGGGCGTGCTGACCTATATCTGTTACGGTCGCCACCATTCCAGGCTCGGACGCGCTCTGCAGGATCAGAACGATGACCAGACTGCCCCGGACACCCCCCCTGAAACGCGCTCTGTCAGCGCCGGCAGGCAATAA
- a CDS encoding DUF4167 domain-containing protein: MKRMRSRHSRAGNGAGSSRSGNGQVPLNRNHVFESNGPDLRVRGTAQQLFEKYLQLGRDATGTGDRIQAEAYFQHAEHYFRILNAMNQAAQAAQQERAERQRVIEQNRRERREAAQVQQQQGQENQSGSASGRERAPSEERGTDRKETAETD; encoded by the coding sequence ATGAAGCGTATGAGAAGCCGGCATAGCCGTGCAGGCAATGGCGCTGGGTCGTCACGTTCCGGAAATGGACAGGTTCCCCTCAACCGGAATCATGTTTTTGAAAGCAACGGCCCTGATCTCCGCGTGCGGGGAACGGCGCAGCAGCTGTTTGAGAAATATCTTCAGCTGGGCCGCGATGCGACAGGAACGGGTGACCGCATCCAGGCTGAGGCCTATTTTCAGCACGCTGAACATTATTTCCGAATTCTCAACGCCATGAACCAGGCAGCTCAGGCAGCCCAGCAGGAGAGGGCTGAACGCCAGCGCGTGATAGAGCAGAATCGCCGTGAACGCCGTGAAGCCGCTCAAGTGCAGCAACAGCAGGGGCAGGAAAATCAGTCCGGCTCGGCTTCAGGTCGTGAACGCGCTCCCAGCGAGGAACGGGGGACTGACAGGAAAGAGACGGCTGAAACCGACTGA